The proteins below are encoded in one region of Mya arenaria isolate MELC-2E11 chromosome 15, ASM2691426v1:
- the LOC128220667 gene encoding LHFPL tetraspan subfamily member 6 protein-like, with the protein MSGLSGVGVFWAFCSILSAIISCVGYFMPHWITGRMTLHHPEKTPQTIPVYFGIFRRCNYPAIGDDGKLTIIYECGRYTAFSDIPSVSWQLATLTVGVGCCLCFLVALTAMFGVCVKGVVIPTVARTAGIIQMCSGFLMGTGVGIYPNGWDSPEVNQACGHTSKSYILGDCSLSWCFYVTSVGIVMTLMCSALSFHAPKRKQILTGFAL; encoded by the exons ATGTCTGGATTATCAGGTGTTGGAGTATTTTGGGCATTTTGTTCCATATTAAGTGCAATCATTTCGTGTGTTGGATACTTCATGCCACACTGGATAACAGGACGGATGACACTTCATCATCCGGAAAAGACCCCTCAAACAATACCGGTATATTTCGGCATTTTCCGTAGGTGTAATTACCCGGCTATTGGCGATGACGGAAAATTGACGATAATTTACGAATGCGGACGATACACTGCATTCTCTGACATTCCCAGTGTTTCGTGGCAACTAGCGACCTTGACTGTCGGGGTTGGTTGTTGCTTGTGTTTCCTTGTCGCGTTGACAGCAATGTTTGGTGTTTGTGTGAAGGGTGTGGTCATACCAACGGTTGCTAGAACAGCAGGGATTATACAAATGTGTTCag GTTTTCTGATGGGCACGGGTGTGGGTATCTATCCAAACGGCTGGGACAGCCCGGAAGTGAACCAGGCGTGTGGACACACCTCAAAGTCTTACATCCTTG GAGACTGCTCATTATCATGGTGTTTCTACGTGACTTCAGTAGGTATTGTGATGACGTTAATGTGTTCTGCTTTGTCATTTCACGCGCCAAAGCGGAAACAAATACTTACTGGATTTGCCTTATAg